The Desulfobacterales bacterium genome window below encodes:
- a CDS encoding HAD hydrolase family protein — translation MTDYKDIDPVLQEAIRQIRLVALDFDGVFTDNMVYVLQDGTEAVRCNRSDGIGLQKLKKMGIETVIISTEANPVVSARAQKLKIRCYQNCEDKLQKLKSVAHELGISLEEIAFVGNDVNDQVCLKHVGLPIVVKDAHADVVSMAHYQTKNLGGHGAVREICDLFEQVLAK, via the coding sequence ATGACTGATTATAAAGACATTGATCCTGTTTTACAGGAAGCGATACGTCAGATTCGGTTAGTGGCACTTGATTTTGACGGCGTCTTTACCGACAACATGGTATATGTTTTGCAGGATGGCACGGAGGCGGTGCGCTGCAATCGCAGTGATGGGATTGGTTTGCAGAAATTAAAAAAAATGGGTATCGAAACGGTTATTATTTCAACCGAAGCCAACCCGGTGGTGTCGGCCCGGGCGCAGAAACTGAAAATCCGCTGTTACCAAAATTGTGAGGATAAACTTCAGAAACTAAAAAGCGTTGCCCACGAACTCGGCATCTCATTGGAAGAGATCGCATTTGTCGGCAATGATGTTAATGACCAAGTGTGCTTGAAACATGTGGGGCTGCCTATTGTTGTCAAAGATGCGCATGCGGATGTGGTCTCGATGGCACACTATCAGACCAAAAATTTAGGCGGGCATGGCGCCGTGCGTGAGATTTGCGATCTATTTGAACAAGTGCTGGCCAAATGA
- a CDS encoding ATP-binding cassette domain-containing protein codes for MRLLIIFLRAYPIQSAITLGAIILAGLSEGVGISMLLPLLSIAADVNAGTGGEIASGAGSKLSQIVYNIFETIDITPTIGILLIIFVVCMTLKALFTLIMNRRVGFMVAQVGTDLRLELLQALFGSRWEFFIRQPVGSILHSIRGETASAARAYLNGVTMMAVALQAVVYGVIVSLVSWKATVVAIIAGILISLIVRPFIGRSKRAGQRMVAISQSLMKYLADSLIMIKPLKTMAREHLARAALEKKTEKLKRTIKKQVLNKVALSAFQEPSTVALTAVGLYAVLVVWKMPLASVLVLVYMFSKLMKRIQKVQSLYQQVVASEAAYWSYETKLKSALAEKETTSGKRRPSLNHSIRLEQVHFAYTERWILAEAEFDIPANSFTAIVGPSGAGKTTVVDLITGLLQPQEGQILIDGIPLSEINLRNWRKMIGYVPQETLLLHDSVFVNVTLGEQEFKFQDAKVALQAAGAWDFVQELPKGIATQVGERGHKLSGGQRQRIAIARALVHKPKLLILDEATTALDPENETIICETLRKLKGQLTILAISHQPAILGVAERAYRLIDGKAALVPDLLTTDIQELDGTTAIV; via the coding sequence ATGCGTTTATTAATCATATTTTTACGTGCCTATCCCATACAAAGTGCCATCACACTGGGTGCCATAATTCTTGCCGGTTTAAGTGAAGGCGTCGGCATTTCGATGTTGTTGCCGTTGCTCAGTATTGCTGCTGATGTGAACGCGGGTACGGGCGGCGAAATTGCTAGTGGCGCTGGCTCAAAGCTTAGTCAAATTGTTTACAATATATTTGAAACGATCGACATCACGCCGACAATTGGCATTCTGCTCATTATATTTGTCGTTTGCATGACCCTAAAAGCACTTTTTACTCTGATTATGAACAGGCGGGTTGGTTTTATGGTCGCACAAGTCGGCACCGATTTGCGCTTAGAATTGCTCCAAGCACTTTTCGGCTCCCGCTGGGAATTTTTTATACGCCAACCGGTCGGAAGTATTCTCCATTCTATTAGAGGCGAGACTGCATCAGCTGCAAGAGCCTATCTAAACGGCGTTACAATGATGGCGGTGGCCCTGCAAGCGGTGGTTTACGGAGTAATTGTATCTCTGGTTTCATGGAAGGCAACTGTGGTGGCTATAATAGCGGGCATCTTAATCTCGTTGATTGTGCGACCTTTCATTGGGAGGTCAAAACGTGCAGGCCAGCGTATGGTCGCTATATCTCAATCATTAATGAAATACTTGGCCGATAGCTTGATCATGATCAAACCACTGAAAACCATGGCCCGCGAGCATCTGGCCCGTGCTGCATTGGAAAAGAAAACCGAAAAGTTAAAAAGGACCATCAAAAAGCAGGTATTGAACAAGGTTGCGCTGTCGGCCTTTCAAGAACCTTCAACGGTGGCATTGACGGCTGTAGGTCTTTATGCAGTTCTAGTTGTCTGGAAAATGCCTTTAGCAAGCGTTTTGGTTTTAGTTTATATGTTTTCCAAGTTGATGAAAAGAATTCAGAAGGTCCAAAGTCTGTATCAGCAGGTGGTTGCCTCCGAAGCGGCCTATTGGTCTTATGAGACTAAACTCAAAAGTGCTTTAGCAGAGAAAGAAACGACCTCCGGTAAACGACGACCCTCTCTGAATCATTCTATTCGCCTGGAGCAAGTTCACTTCGCCTACACAGAACGCTGGATACTCGCAGAGGCCGAGTTCGATATTCCAGCAAATTCCTTCACAGCGATTGTGGGACCCTCTGGAGCCGGTAAGACAACAGTCGTTGATCTGATAACTGGATTGCTGCAGCCACAAGAGGGCCAAATATTAATTGATGGTATCCCTCTATCTGAAATCAATCTAAGAAACTGGCGCAAGATGATCGGTTACGTACCCCAGGAAACTCTGTTGCTGCATGATAGTGTGTTCGTTAATGTCACGCTGGGTGAACAAGAATTCAAATTTCAAGATGCCAAAGTCGCTTTGCAAGCTGCCGGGGCTTGGGATTTCGTTCAAGAACTTCCAAAAGGCATAGCTACACAAGTTGGTGAGCGCGGCCACAAGCTATCAGGCGGGCAACGGCAACGCATTGCAATTGCCCGGGCACTTGTACATAAACCCAAGTTGCTGATTCTAGATGAAGCGACAACCGCCCTTGACCCGGAAAATGAAACCATTATCTGTGAAACATTGCGTAAGCTTAAAGGGCAACTGACCATCTTAGCCATTTCCCACCAACCGGCTATATTGGGCGTAGCTGAACGGGCGTATCGCCTGATCGACGGAAAAGCAGCGTTGGTACCGGATTTGTTGACGACCGACATTCAAGAATTGGATGGCACCACGGCCATCGTTTAG